TTGCGCAGGGTGTTGTCGCGCAGCTCGACCGTCGTCTCGAGGTCGGAGACCAGGGTGAGGCGTTCGAAATTGCTCGTGTTGGCAAGCTGATCGGCGGTGATGTCGCCGCCGCCCGAAACCCGCAGGTCGTCGGTGTCCGCGCCGCCGTCGAGGGTGTCGTTGCCGTCCAGGCGCGTCGTGTCGATCACGAAGGTGTCGTCGCCCGCATCGCCCGTAGCGAAATGACCGCCGAAGCCGAAGGCCAGCGTGTCCGCGCCGTCGCCGCCAACCACGGTATCGTTGCCCGCAACGGAGATGATGCTGTCGTCGCCGGCGCCGCCGGCCAGGCTGTTGAGATTGGCGTCACCGGCGATGGTGTCGTCATGGGCCGAGCCGATGACGTTCTCCACGAACTGGATCGTGTCCGCCGCGCCATCGCCGTCATTGGCCGCCACGCCGGCGGCAAGGTCGACGTCCACCGCGCCGGCGGCGGCCGAGTAGTCCGCCGTATCCGTTCCGGCGCCGCCGTCCAGCTGGTCGAATCCAGCGCCACCGGCGAGCGTGTCGTCGCCGATGCCGCCGATGATCTGATCGCCGCTTCCCTGGCCGGAGATGCTGTCATTGCCCGCGCCGCCGTCGAGCTGGTTGGCGAGGCTGCCGCCGACGATGGTGTCGTCGAAATCGGAGCCGATGACATTCTCGACGCCGGTCAGGCTGTCGGTTCCGCCGGAGCCGTCAGTCGCCGTCTGACCCACCAGGCTGACCGAAACCGCCGCCGTTTCGTTCGTGTAGTCCGCCGTATCGACGCCGGCGCCGCCGTCCAGCGTGTCGTCGCCCGCGCCGCCCTCCAGCAGGTCGTCGCCGTCGCCGCCGTCGAGCACGTTGGCGCCGCCGTCGCCGACCAGCGTGTCGCCAAAGACGGTGCCCGTGACGTTCTCGATGCTGGTCAGGGTATCGATGGAGCCGCCGCCGTCCGTCGCCGAACCGACGGCCAGGTCGACGTCGACCCCCGCCACGTCGGACGCATAGTCCGCCGTGTCGATGCCCGCGCCGCCATCCAGGCTGTCATTGCCTGCGCCGCCATCGACGGTGTCGTTGCCTGTGCCGCCCGAGACGCTGTCGCTGCCGCCGCCCGCGGCAATGCTGTCGGCGCCATCGCCGCCCACGAGAACGTTGGCCGCGGCGTCGCCGGCGATGGTGTCGGCGAAGGCCGAGCCCACGACATTCTCGATGCCGGAGAGCGTGTCCACGCCGCCGTCGCCGTCGTCGCTCGCCGCACCGGCGAGCAGGTCGAGGTCGATGCCGCCCGCCGCGCCGGAATAGTCCGCCGTGTCCGTCTCGGTGCCGCCGTCGAGCACGTCGTTGCCCGCGCCGCCGATCAGCGTGTCGTCGCCGGCCGCGCCGGTCATGCTGTCGTCGCCGTCATTGCCGGTCATGGCGTCGGCGCCATCACCGCCGGTGACAGTGTCGTTGCCCGCACCGCCATCGATCAGGTCGTCGCCCGCGCCGCCGTCGATGGAATCGGCGCCCGCGCGGCCGCCGACGAGGTCGCCGCCGTCTCCGCTCTGGATGATGTCGGCCGCCGCCGAACCGTCGATCGAATCCGCGAAGGCGCTGCCGGCCACGCCCTCGATGTTCACGAGCACGTCCGCGCCGATGCCGGCGCTGTTGGCGTCGCCGTCAACCGAGGTGGCCAGGCCTGTCGTGAGATTCACCGAGACGCCGCCGGCCGCTGCCGTGTAGTCGGCGAAGTCCGTGCCCGCGCCGCCGTCCAGGGTATCGGCGATGAAACCGCCGCCCGCCAGCGTCGGCGAATCGCCGCCGCTCAGCACGTCGTCGCCCGCGCCGCCTTCGAGCAGGTTGTCGTTGCCGTCGCCCGTCAGCGTGTCGGCGAAGTCCGAACCGGCGACATCCTCGATACCGCTCAGGCTGTCGGTTGCGCCGCCGCCGTCGGTGGCCAGACCGGTGGAAAGGTTCACGGCGACGCCTGACGCGTCCCCGGCATAGCTCGCCTGGTCGAAGCCCGCGCCGCCGACGAGCGAATCAGCCCCTGCGCCGCCTTCCAGGATGTCGTCGCCATCGCCGCCGAAAAGCTGGTTCGCCGCCCCGTCGCCGGTGACGGTGTCGTCGTTCGCCGACCCGATGACGTTCTCGACGCTGTTCAGGCTGTCCGTCGCGCCGCCGCCGTCGGTCGCCAGACCGGTGGACAGATTGGCCGTGATCCCCGCCGCATCGGCGGAGTAATCCGCCGTATCGACGCCCAGACCGCCGAACAGCGAGTCCGCCCCGGCGGCGCCGGCCAGAATGTCGTCGCCGGCATTGCCGAGCAGCTGGTTCGCCGCGGCGTTGCCGGTCAGCGTGTCTCCGAAAGCCGAACCGGAAACGTTCTCGATGCCGCTCAGGCTGTCCGTGGCGCCGCCGCCGTCGGTCGCGGTGTTGCCGGCGAGATCGACGTTCACGCCCGCGGCGTCTTCCGAATAGTCGGCCCGGTCGGAACCCGCGCCGCCGATCAGCGTGTCCGCGCCGCCGCGGCCCTGAAGCAGGTCATCGCCGTCATTGCCCTGCAGCACGTTGCCATTGGCGTCGCCATCGATGGTGTCGTCGAAGACCGAGCCCGAGACGTTCTCGATGCCGATCAGAACGTCATTGCCGCGCAGCGCGCCGTCGATCGCGGTGCCGGCGGCGAGATCGACCTCGATGCCGCTGCTGGTGCCGGTGTAGTTCGCCGTGTCGATGCCGTCGCCGCCGTCAAGGGTGTCGTCACCCTGCAGACCGCTGAGAACATCGTTGCCGCTGCCGCCGACGAGGCTGTCATTGCCTTCGTCGCCCGACAGGGTATCGGCGCCTGACTCGCCCTGAAGCGTATCGCTGCCCGAGCCGCCGGCAAGGCTGTCGTCCCCGCCCTGGCCGTTGATCACGTCCGCGCCGGCGCCACCTGAAATGGTGTCGCCCGTTCCGGCCGCGCCGAACAGGCTGTCATCGAAACCGCTGCCGATCAGCCCCTCGACGCCCGACAGCACGTCCGCCTGGCTGGTCGCAAGTCCGAAGGTCTGGGAGGAGAAGACGGTATCGCCGCCCTCGCCGGACAGCGTGACCGTGCCGAGCGCCGCCAGGAAGCCTTCCGCCTCACCGCTGAGGTCCACGAAATCGGTGCCGGCGCCGCCGGTCAGCGTGTCATTGCCGCCCAGGCCCGCCAGCGTGTCGTCGCCCGCGCCGCCGTTCAGCGCGTTGGCTGCAGCGTTGCCGGTGATGGTGTCCGCGAAGGCGGAGCCGAGAACGTTCTCGATGCCGCTCAACGTGTCTGTCTCGCCGCCCGAGACCGCCGTGCCCGCGCCCAGATTGAGGTTCACCGCATTCGTCGTCGCGGTGAAGGCCGCCGTGTCCGAACCGTCGCCGCCATTGATGGCGTCCGCGCCCGCGCCGCCGATCAGCGTGTCCGCACCGGCCCCGCCGTTCAGCGTGTCCGCGCCCGTGCCGCCGTCGAGCGAATCGTTGCCCTCGCCGCCGTTGAGCTGGTCGTTGCCGACGCCGCCGCTCAGCGTGTCGTTGCCGCCGAGGCCGTTGAGGACGTCGTTGCCGCCGCCGCCGACGATGTTGTTGGCCGACGCGTTGCCGTTCAGCGTGTCATTGCCGGCGGTCGGGCCCGACGGCGGCGGCGGGGCCACGATGTCTTCGTTGCCGTCGTCGCCGCCGCCGCCATCGTCTTCAGCACCGGCGCCGGATCCACCGCCGCTACCGCCGCCACCACCGGTGCCCCCGCCGCCGCCCGAAGGCGGCGCAGTCGATTCCACCAGGCTGTCGAAGCTATCACCCCCACCGCCGCCGGTTGCGCCGCCGGTGCCCGATGTCCCGCCCGTGGTCGAGCCCGATGTCGTGCCGAAGGACGTGCTGCCGCCGCCGCCCGTCGTGCCGCCGGAGGTGCCGCCGGAATCCCCGCCCGCATCACCGCCGTCGCCGGCCGTGTCACCGCCGCCATCGCCGGGACCGCCTTCGTCGCTTGCCGGCCCCTCGTCGGGAGCGGAAGCTTCCTCGCCGTCGGCTGAATCGCCCCCATCACCAGTCGCGTCGCCGCCTTCGGCCGGCCCTTCGACGCTGCCGTCCTCGGCGCCGAGGCCGCCTTCGCCGTCTCCACCGTCCGCGCCGTCCTCGCCGCCCGAATCGCCTTCGCCGCTTTCCTCGCTGCTGGCTTCTTCCTCGCCTTCGCCCTCTTCCTCGCTTTCGCCTTCCTCTTCGCCTTCGCCCTCTTCCTCGCCTTCGGCTTCCTCTTCGCCCTCGCCTTCGGCTTCCCCTTCGCCCTCGCCCTCGCCTTCGCCTTCGGCCGCGGCGCCGGCATCGTCGCCGCCGCCGTCGCGGCGGTCATCGCCGCCATCGTCGTCGTCGCGGCCGCCGCGCTCGACGCCGGGCGAGTTCGGCAGGCTGTTCAGCGCGTCGGAGAAGCGGTCCTCGACCTCCTCGCGGCTGAGGATCCGGGGCGGGTTCGGGGCCTCGAACTGGCTGGAGGCGCTGGTCTGCTCGAAAGCCTGGCTGAGCAGCACGCCGCCGGCCTGGTTGGAGACGAAGACCGAACCGGTCTGGCCCTGGTCGTCGGGCAGGTTGACGACCTCGGACTCCTCGCCCTCCTGTGCGCCGCGGCCGGTAACGTAGGTGCCGCGGATACCGATGGTGAGCACCGGCGTCTTGACGGTGAGCGCGTCGTCGCCCGTCTTGGCCACGGCGCCGGAGACGAAGGAGAACGAGCCCTGAAGCACGTTGACGACGGCGTTGCC
This DNA window, taken from Minwuia thermotolerans, encodes the following:
- a CDS encoding FecR domain-containing protein, with amino-acid sequence MTRDQLPPRLSDGFAGQQDFAAVFDASGKASLVIDKGAFLLTADFVRQGPDLILVGQNGEKVLVVNFFASETPPDLYTLGGAQITGHLASILAGPAADGLAQAGGDLGEPIGVVESLEGVVFATRADGSRVQLSPGDPVYQDDVIETGGQGSVGLRFVDDTTFSVGEDARMVLDDFVYDPAANTGNAVVNVLQGSFSFVSGAVAKTGDDALTVKTPVLTIGIRGTYVTGRGAQEGEESEVVNLPDDQGQTGSVFVSNQAGGVLLSQAFEQTSASSQFEAPNPPRILSREEVEDRFSDALNSLPNSPGVERGGRDDDDGGDDRRDGGGDDAGAAAEGEGEGEGEGEAEGEGEEEAEGEEEGEGEEEGESEEEGEGEEEASSEESGEGDSGGEDGADGGDGEGGLGAEDGSVEGPAEGGDATGDGGDSADGEEASAPDEGPASDEGGPGDGGGDTAGDGGDAGGDSGGTSGGTTGGGGSTSFGTTSGSTTGGTSGTGGATGGGGGDSFDSLVESTAPPSGGGGGTGGGGGSGGGSGAGAEDDGGGGDDGNEDIVAPPPPSGPTAGNDTLNGNASANNIVGGGGNDVLNGLGGNDTLSGGVGNDQLNGGEGNDSLDGGTGADTLNGGAGADTLIGGAGADAINGGDGSDTAAFTATTNAVNLNLGAGTAVSGGETDTLSGIENVLGSAFADTITGNAAANALNGGAGDDTLAGLGGNDTLTGGAGTDFVDLSGEAEGFLAALGTVTLSGEGGDTVFSSQTFGLATSQADVLSGVEGLIGSGFDDSLFGAAGTGDTISGGAGADVINGQGGDDSLAGGSGSDTLQGESGADTLSGDEGNDSLVGGSGNDVLSGLQGDDTLDGGDGIDTANYTGTSSGIEVDLAAGTAIDGALRGNDVLIGIENVSGSVFDDTIDGDANGNVLQGNDGDDLLQGRGGADTLIGGAGSDRADYSEDAAGVNVDLAGNTATDGGGATDSLSGIENVSGSAFGDTLTGNAAANQLLGNAGDDILAGAAGADSLFGGLGVDTADYSADAAGITANLSTGLATDGGGATDSLNSVENVIGSANDDTVTGDGAANQLFGGDGDDILEGGAGADSLVGGAGFDQASYAGDASGVAVNLSTGLATDGGGATDSLSGIEDVAGSDFADTLTGDGNDNLLEGGAGDDVLSGGDSPTLAGGGFIADTLDGGAGTDFADYTAAAGGVSVNLTTGLATSVDGDANSAGIGADVLVNIEGVAGSAFADSIDGSAAADIIQSGDGGDLVGGRAGADSIDGGAGDDLIDGGAGNDTVTGGDGADAMTGNDGDDSMTGAAGDDTLIGGAGNDVLDGGTETDTADYSGAAGGIDLDLLAGAASDDGDGGVDTLSGIENVVGSAFADTIAGDAAANVLVGGDGADSIAAGGGSDSVSGGTGNDTVDGGAGNDSLDGGAGIDTADYASDVAGVDVDLAVGSATDGGGSIDTLTSIENVTGTVFGDTLVGDGGANVLDGGDGDDLLEGGAGDDTLDGGAGVDTADYTNETAAVSVSLVGQTATDGSGGTDSLTGVENVIGSDFDDTIVGGSLANQLDGGAGNDSISGQGSGDQIIGGIGDDTLAGGAGFDQLDGGAGTDTADYSAAAGAVDVDLAAGVAANDGDGAADTIQFVENVIGSAHDDTIAGDANLNSLAGGAGDDSIISVAGNDTVVGGDGADTLAFGFGGHFATGDAGDDTFVIDTTRLDGNDTLDGGADTDDLRVSGGGDITADQLANTSNFERLTLVSDLETTVELRDNTLRNSGNVIVDASALAAATSFLLIDAALKTDAAIELIGGGSEDVAFGTSLDDTLAGNADQDALFGNDGNDIIDGGADSDLVDGGAGNDAIAGGAGQDALVGGLGDDTLDGGADLDVVDFTDAGSAVTVDLTAGTASGEGADVLADIEAVLGSAQADDLTANAGSAEGALFGGAGGDTLTGTAGNEGLFGQLGDDSAEGGAGSDFLSGGGGNDTLRAGDGNDDVVGGAGDDLIEGGAGNDLLLGDDPADGGQALGFDGVDDAVFVPNLEGVSGTSDLSFEAWLTPGISADMAVLDMRADQAGFEKGFFFGFVADGQGGLISHARIADGAGNVITLDGSALSLAGTAQHFAVTVDRDGLMSILVDGVVDQTIDISSLDGVDIST